One Ricinus communis isolate WT05 ecotype wild-type chromosome 1, ASM1957865v1, whole genome shotgun sequence DNA window includes the following coding sequences:
- the LOC8267318 gene encoding probable pectinesterase 66: MGFIHGVAQSIYEMSFRSSEIYICRVGLLHVQESTVSVNIGNCGPGLSGCITAKKKELPEQGSEFVPKNCKITGTGKVRLGRVWGAYSTVIIYNKTISDVVVPDGWNAWPSVGHVANLTYVEANNIGPGADTSKLVPWLKKLDAVQLSQFVNLSFIGADG; encoded by the exons ATGGGTTTTATCCATGGAGTTGCTCAGTCCATCTATGAG ATGTCGTTTAGATCatcagaaatatatatttgtcgTGTTGGATTACTGCATGTGCAGGAGAGTACAGTTTCTGTTAACATTGGAAATTGTGGACCAGGTTTAAGCGGCTGTATAACAGCTAAGAAGAAGGAACTTCCAGAACAAGGCAGTGAGTTTGTGCccaaaaattgtaaaatcacTGGTACTGGTAAAGTTCGTCTGGGAAGAGTCTGGGGTGCTTATTCAACTGTGATTATCTATAACAAAACAATATCAGATGTTGTAGTTCCTGATGGGTGGAATGCTTGGCCCAGTGTTGGCCATGT AGCAAATTTAACATATGTGGAGGCCAATAATATAGGACCAGGGGCCGACACTTCCAAGCTTGTGCCATGGTTAAAGAAACTGGACGCAGTTCAGCTTAGCCAATTTGTGAACTTGTCCTTTATTGGTGCAGATGGATAG